From the genome of Gavia stellata isolate bGavSte3 chromosome 3, bGavSte3.hap2, whole genome shotgun sequence, one region includes:
- the LOC104263787 gene encoding fatty acid-binding protein, adipocyte, whose amino-acid sequence MCDQFVGTWKLLSSENFEDYMKELGVGFATRKMAGVAKPNVTISISGDVVTIKTESTFKNTEVSFKLGEEFDETTADDRKTKNVITLDNGILNQVQKWDGKETIIKRKVVDGNLVVECTMNNVTCKRVYEKA is encoded by the exons ATGTGTGACCAGTTTGTGGGCACCTGGAAGCTCCTTTCTAGTGAAAACTTTGAGGACTATATGAAAGAGCTGG GTGTGGGGTTTGCTACCAGGAAAATGGCTGGTGTGGCCAAGCCCAATGTAACTATTAGCATCAGTGGTGATGTGGTAACCATCAAAACAGAAAGTACCTTCAAAAATACAGAGGTGTCTTTCAAGCTGGGTGAAGAGTTTGATGAGACTACAgcagatgacagaaaaacaaag AATGTCATAACCCTAGACAACGGCATACTGAACCAGGTGCAGAAGTGGGATGGAAAAGAGACTATCATAAAGAGAAAAGTGGTGGATGGGAACCTGGTGGTG GAATGCACCATGAATAATGTTACCTGCAAAAGAGTTTATGAAAAAGCATGA